CACCCTAGTGTCTAGGTGCCTGGAACTTCAGTCTGGGAGACGCATGACCCATGGAGCTCACTGTGGGTTTTCCCCTGAGCCCCAGATGAGCTCACGGGCCTGAGACAGacaagcagtgtttctcaaatccATCTGCCTATGGAGCTCCTTTCTACCGGGGGTCACCCACACACAGCCCTTCTACCCGAGCCCCTAGGTCAGGGAGAATTCTGACCCCTTAGGGGCGAGGCAGCCTGTTCCGAGGGCCTCCACCTGCCCCACCGAGAGAGGCCGGGGGGAGGGGTCTCTTACCTGGGGCCAGTCTTGCTGGACCCTGCTTCGGGGCTGCGTGGCTGCAGCCTCTGTTGTTGGAAACTAGAACCGGAGGAACTGGGAGGAGCCACTAGCAGGGACGCAGCTGGGCcgggtggaggagggagagcgCAGTCTCGGGCCTTGGCCCCGGAAGCTTCTATGAAAGAAAAACCAGGTCCGCTGAGGACTCCCCGTGCTGTGGCGTTCCTGCCTTGTTGCAGGCTGTGCCCTCTGCCCGGACACTATTCCCACGTCCCCTACATGGCTGGATGCCATGCAGCCCACCCCTCCTTCAGGGGGTCCCTCACGGTCCCCCCACAACCAGCAAGTTCATTACTCCAAGTGGCAAGGCAGCCCCAGGCCACCACCCCCAAGCAGGGTCCCTGGGTCTGGACCACAGACGGGTGACCTGCTGGCTAAGGCACCCTCCATGAGGCCTGTCCTGCTCCCCACGGATGACAGTGAAGGAGGTGGTGTCTCCACACCTGGGAGACGGGTGCTGTTGCCCCCAGCAAGGCCATGCTCACCTGTCTGCCCAGTGGGGGTGAGAAACTGGGGTGCAGTGGACATATGAGGTGCAGTGGACATACGGGGTGCAGTGGACATACAGGGTACAGTGGACATATGGGGTGCAGTGGGCATATGAGGTGCAGTGGACATATGGGGTGCAGGGGTGCAGTGGACATACGAGGTGCAGTGGACATATATGGGGTGCAGTGGACATATATGGGGTGCAGTGGACATATGGGGTGCAGTGGACATATGGGGTACAGTGGACATATGGGATGCAGTGAACATATGAAGTGCAGTGGACATATGGGGTACAGTGGGCATATGGGGTGCAGTCGGCATATGGGGTGCAGTGGGCATAGGGGGTGCAGTGGACATATGGGGTACAGTGGACATATGGGGTGCAGTGGGCATATGGGGTGCAGTGGACATATGAGGTGCAGTGGACATATGGGGTGCAGTGGGCATATGGGGTGCAGTGGACATATGGGGTGCAGTGGGCATATGGGGTGCAGTGGGCATATGGGGTGCAGTGGACATATGAGGTGCAGTGGACATATGGGGTGCAGTGGACATAGGGGGTACAGTGGACATAGGGGGTGCAGTGGACATAGGGAGTGCAGTGGGCATAGGGGGTGCAGTGGGCATATGGGGTGCAGTGGGCATATGGGGTGCAGTGGGCATATGAGGTGCAGTGGGCATATGGGGTGCAGGGGTGCAGTGGACATATGAGGTGCAGTGGACATATGAGGTGCAGTGGACATATATGGGGTGCAGTGGATATATGGGGTGCAGTGGACATATGGGGTACAGTGGACATATGGGGTGCAGTGGACATATGAAGTGCAGTGGACATATGGGGTACAGTGGACATAGGGGGTTCAGTGGGCATATGGGGTGCAGTGCATATATGGGGTGCAGTGGACATACAGGGGGCAGGGGCTGAGGACAGGGAGTCTCCCTCAGATGCGGGACTTGGGAACAGCTCCTGGATGCCCAGAGCCCCCTGCAGCCCCTCCTGGAAGCCTCTGGGTAGAGGGGCCCAGCTGGGACCTGTCCCCACAGCACTCCGCGCCTGGCCAGGCAGCACCCCAGCTCCAGCTGCCCGGAGGCAGGGTCGGGGCTGATGCTATCTCCCTGGTAGTTAATGGGGCCGCTGCCAGCCTGCTTGGACTGGCCCCAGCCCGGCTGGACGCAGGCAGGAACTGCTTTTCCTCCTGGGGGAGGGCAATGTGGGCTCCAGAGCCCATTCCAGGGTGGGCGTGGAGGGCGTGGCCAGCTCTCCCAGGAGAGAAGTGATTTGCTGTGGGGTCCCGGGcgcccctccctgcctgcccatCCCCTGCCCGTGGGAGGGCCAAGCCAGGCCTTGctgggagggaggcagtgagctgtgaaggCTGATACCTATCACGGCTGCAGGGGCTGGCAGGGGCCAGCAGAGCCCACGCTGGGTGAGCAGCCTCCAGCCACAGAGCCCCAGGGCCACCGTTTAACCGCAAGAGAGCTCATATGAGTGCTGCCTTGCTGGATTTGGAGGCTACAGGATGCTCAGGGGTCCGTGCCCACCCATGACACACCAAGACACAGGCTGGATCACCCCAAGCAGCCCAGACCACACACCTCTCCTCGCTCAGCTCCCATCGCCCATGTcccgccccacccccagcccccagccccgcaGGGAGGGCCCAGCCCACAGGAGAGGATCGAGTCTGAAGACAGAGGCCTGGCAGGACTGCTGACCACCCAGGACTCCCAGGCCAGGACACTTCCTTAGGGGGGTGTCCAGGTGGCTGCACTAGGGCCCCAAAGGAAGGAGGCGCAGACGGTGTGTGTGAACACAGTTTCTGTTTTAATGTCCTGTCCACAATTGTGATCAATAAATAACTGTGACCTCCTGTGGCCCCAGGGACAAGCGTTGGCCACGGCCCGTGGGGGTCTATCCACATGCATGCGGAGGCGGGGCAGGTCCCAGGCCTTGGCCACGGGGCTGGGGCAGGTgaggggcaggggctgcaggagAAGGGCCGGCACGCTGCAGGCAGAGACAGTCGGACCTCAGGAGGTGCAGGTCAGACCTCGGCGCCCTGGGGGCTCTGCAGGCCACAGACAGCCTCAGGGGTCTGGGAACTCCCCGTCGCAACACAGGTGCCCCGGCCACTGCCAGGAATGACAGGGTCATCTGGGGCTGGGAGGGGGAGCCCTGGGGGTGGGACGCTGGAGTCGGCCTCACACTTGGTGGTGTGGCCGGAGAAGGGTTGGGGCGCTGCAGGGCCCAGCATGCTGGGTGGCTCGGGGGTACCCCCGGTCAACATGGGACCCAGCTCGGGCTGCCCCCACGCCTCTCCAAGAGCCTGGGGCCCCTTGGCGGGCGCGCGTTTCACAGAGAGGTCGAGGGGTGCGTCTGGCGGCCTCACGGCCCGCTCCAGTGCCTGGTGAATGGTGAGCAGCTCCAGGCGGATCTTGCCCAGCTGCTCCCGCAGGGGTCTCGGGGCCAGGCCCCCCGCGGGCCCCAGCTGTCCCAGGCGCTGCTCCACCCTGGCGTAGTCACCGAGGGCCCGGGTCAGGTCCTCACCCACGTGCTCCGGGCTTCCTGGCACTGGGCCCCGTGGCTGCAGGGGGAGGGGGCCCTCAGGGCCGGGGGTCTCAGGGCCGCCTGGCTCCCTGTCCTCAGGCCACAGCATCGCAGAGGAGCCGGTGGGCAGGCTGTGGGGTGGAAGCCGGTCAGGAGGCTGCACTGCCCCCACAGCGCCCCCGGCCCCTGCCCCACTCCCCTCATGGCCTCTGCCCTGTGGCCCCAGCCTAGAGCCTGGGCTCTCCTGGAGACCCCGAGGACCCCCGTGCTGGCTCTCGGGTCTCAGTTCCCCTCTGTGGCCTGGAGCCCACTTTCCCAGTGACTGAGCTCAGGATGGACccccagccaccatgccagccaccatgccagccaccatgccagccaccatgcccagccaccatgcccagccaccatgccagccaccatgcccagccaccatgcccagccaccatgCCAACCGCCATGCCAGTCACTATGCCAGCCACCCAACCGccatgccagccaccatgccagccaccatacccagccaccatgccagccaccatgcccagccaccatgccagccaccatgccagccaccatgcccagccaccatgccagccaccatgcccagccaccatgcccagccaccatgccagccaccatgccagccacccaaccgccatgcccagccaccatgcccagccaccatgccagccaccatgccagccaccatgcccagccaccatgccagccaccatgcccagccaccatgcccagccaccatgccagccaccatgccagccaccatgcccagccaccatgcccagccaccatgccagccaccatgcccagccaccatgccagccaccatgccagccacccaaccgccatgcccagccaccatgcccagccaccatgccagccaccatgccagccacccaaccgccatgcccagccacccaaccgccatgcccagccgcccaaccaccatgcccagccacccaaccgccatgcccagccaccatgccagccaccatgccagccacccaaccgccatgcccagccacccAACCGCCATTCCCAGCCGcccaaccaccatgcccagccacccaaccgccatgcccagccaccatgccagccaccatgccagccacccaaccaccatgccagccacccaaccgccatgcccagccgcccaaccaccatgcccagccacccaaccgccatgcccagccacccaaccaccatgcccagccacccaaCCGCCATGCCCAGCCGCCCAACCGCCATGCCAGCCACCcaaccgccatgcccagccacccaaccgccatgcccagccacccAACCGCCATGCCCAGCCGCCCAGCCCCTCCATCCACCCCAGGAACCGGGAGCCCAAAACGCCCACCTGCTCCGGGAACAGAAGCTCGTCAGGCTGGGGGATGCCTTTGGGAGCTCCAGCCTGCTTCCCAGGGACAGCCTCCTCCTGGGGTCACTCTGGGCTGCCCGCTCCAGCTCCCCCTCCTGCCCTGGGTCCCTAGGGGTGACTCGGGGCCAGGGCCCCAGCCCTGGAACCGGCACCTTCAGCAGGCCAGGAGCCAGAGTCCCAGAGGGCCTCCTGGGGGAGACAGGGGCCTTGGCAAGGGCAGCTTTGCCTGCTGGCAGCCCCAGAGTGTGCTCCAGAAGCAGTGGGTAGTACAGGCGGGGGGCCAGGGTGGGGCGCTGAGGGGGCTGCACGGCTGGGAAGGCCGCAGCCGGGGGCAGCAGGGGGCTGGCCGGGGCCAGGAAGGGCACGTGGGCTGCAGCGGCCAGTGAGGGCCCCAAGTAGGAGAAGAGGCCTGGGCTGAGAGGGTAGTTGACGCCCAGAAGAGACAGGTGGAGGCTGTGGGCCTCAGGGAACTCCCCTGGGGCAGGCGGGGGATAGCAGGGGACGCTGCACTCAGGGCCTGCTGAGGCCATGTCCCCCGCACCCACGCCCCTTGGGCCCCCTCCCATCTCCGGCTTCCACGACTCAGGCAGGAGCCCACTGGGGCCGGGACCCTTCCGGGTGGCCCTAGCCACAGGAGGTGGTGGCCCTGGGGACCCCTCGGCCCTGGGCTTGGGGCCTCCGCCACGGTGCAGGGAGCGGACATCGGCAACCACGAGGTCAGGCGCGGGGGCAGCACCTGCGGGCCGTGCTCCCTGCGGTTGCCTGCTGGGGTCGGACTCCCCGGGGCGGTCTGGGGTGGGTGCGCGGGGCCTGGGTGTGGCGGAGCCACGGCGGCACGCCCAGTCTGGGGAGTCTAGCAGCAGGGACAGGGAGTCCTTGCAGAGGCTGTACTTCATGTGGTTGTAGAGGTGCGACTTCTCCAGGCAGGTGAAGGGGCACTGGAAGCATTTGTAGTTGTAGGGTTTGCCCCAGGGCCTCGGGATGTAGTGTGGCTTCTTGGGCTTCCGAGACCGCGCCCTCGCCCCTGTGCCCACGCGGCATGAGCCCGCCTCCCGCGACATGGCAGCCTGCTATGGGGCAGCACTGGGCACCATGGCCACCTGTAGATGGGGCCACAGTCAGTGCCAAGCCTGCCTCTGACTAACTCCCCACCCCTCTCCATCCAGGGATCCCCAAGCTCCAGGGACAGGGGACAGGAGCCTGGgtgcccccccgccccccgccgccTCTGCCCTGCAACgcgcccctccccagccccatcctcCGGCTCCTCCCCATGCACACTTCCAGGGTGGCAGCAAAGTGCagggcaccaaaaaaaaaaaaaaaaagtccaggacagcAAGCTGTATGTGACGCCGATCAGCAGCGCGTCATTTCTGAGTGTTAAGTGTAGCCTAGGCAATATTGGAAAGGCACACTAAAAAGGTGCTCATTGTTTATCGGAAATTCGATTTTAACTAGGCGTCCTTTATTTTATCAGTTGACCTTACACAAATCCCCACCCCTGAGGCCAGGCCGGCTTGCTGGCCAATTTCTAGGATAATTCAGCCCACACCCATCTCCCCACAGCATGTGAGTGGCTAAAAGAATCAGCGTGACCAGGGCTCACTTCGGGTAGACGTCAGCCTCCTGGTCTCATTCCCTCCAGCAACCCTGGCCCCTGCCGATCTGCCTGCCCCTGTTCAAAGCCTAGGAAAAGGCACTGAGACGAGACACCAACAGAAGGGTCTGTGTGGGATGATGCTGCgggtgtgtgtgcgtgcctgtgtgtgtctgtgtgtgtgcatgtgtgcgtgtgcgtgcatgtgtgtgtgcacacgtgtgcgtgtgtgtgcgtgcctgtgtgcgtgcctgtgtgcatgtgtgtgcctgtgtgcatgtgtgtgtgttcatgtgcatgtgtgtgcattgtgtgtgcatgtgtgcatgtgtgtgtgcgtctgtgtgcgtgtgtgtctgcaCGCAGCACCGAGCCTGCTCCAGCAGGGCGTCAGGTGGGCACTGGGGGTCTCTGAGGGGGTCAGTCTCATGTGGGGCCAGGCCAGGCTGTGGGGAGTGGACGTCCCAGCATGGCCCCACGGCTCAGCCACCTGCTCAGCCCAGCTCCATCTGGGTGGCTTCGGGCAGGTCAGCGGCCGAGCCTGCAGCGGCCACACTCAGCCAAGACCCGCTCTTCCCCACGCCTCACACGGCGCTGATATGCGCGCCACACTCCATCTGGGCTGCCACCTGGGCTGTCCACCGCCCCAGCACGCGCCTGTGTGGGGTGCACAGCACGCCTGCATACACGGGCTTCAGGCATGTGTACACAGCCCACAGGCTCACACAGAGCCCTCACCCAGCACCCGGAGAAGCCACCTCTGTGCCACCTAAGCTCAGAACGGAGTCTGCCACCAAGTGCGGGGCCCTGGCTACACACACCTCACACCCCGTCATGGTGGACACGGCTGCTTGTCCGTGATAACACACTCATCACCCACCCAGGTGTCGGGGGCTTTCCAAACCACTCCAACACAGCACTCAGGTGTTCACACAGGCCCTACACACCGACTCCCCAGGACACACGCAGACCTGGCTGGGGGTTGCACCCGTGGTCATGCATGGCCAGTGGGTTGAGCAGGGTAGGGCTGGGGCACTGCTGTCTGCTGCCCCCAAAACACTGTGTTGGTACCGTTGGGGGGACGACCAACAGGGCTGGAGAGGTCCGCTTGTCCAAAGGCTTGGGGCCCTGCAGGGGGTCACGGGCTGCGGGGGCAGGCAGAGGCTGACCGGCTGGTTTGTGGCTGAGACAGGGTGGCggctgggaggcaggggctgggccAGGAAAGGGCCTGGGGCTCCCTGAGGGGCTGCAGACCCGGCCTAGACTGGGTGGTGGGTGCAGAGGCGGCCCCTTCTCCCTGCCCGCCGCCCCCCACCCATGTGGATGACAAATGGGTGTGGGCGCTCCGGCGACAGAGGCGGCTGTGCCGGGCCATCGATCACCCAGCCCTGGGAGCCACACAGCTGTGCCGACTGATGCCACAACCCATCCCGCCTCCCAGCAGGGACCGGGGGCTCCTGGGTCAGGGGCTTGTCCAAGGGGCTGTCTCGGCAGCTGCTGACCC
The window above is part of the Symphalangus syndactylus isolate Jambi chromosome 14, NHGRI_mSymSyn1-v2.1_pri, whole genome shotgun sequence genome. Proteins encoded here:
- the PRR35 gene encoding proline-rich protein 35, with product MSREAGSCRVGTGARARSRKPKKPHYIPRPWGKPYNYKCFQCPFTCLEKSHLYNHMKYSLCKDSLSLLLDSPDWACRRGSATPRPRAPTPDRPGESDPSRQPQGARPAGAAPAPDLVVADVRSLHRGGGPKPRAEGSPGPPPPVARATRKGPGPSGLLPESWKPEMGGGPRGVGAGDMASAGPECSVPCYPPPAPGEFPEAHSLHLSLLGVNYPLSPGLFSYLGPSLAAAAHVPFLAPASPLLPPAAAFPAVQPPQRPTLAPRLYYPLLLEHTLGLPAGKAALAKAPVSPRRPSGTLAPGLLKVPVPGLGPWPRVTPRDPGQEGELERAAQSDPRRRLSLGSRLELPKASPSLTSFCSRSSLPTGSSAMLWPEDREPGGPETPGPEGPLPLQPRGPVPGSPEHVGEDLTRALGDYARVEQRLGQLGPAGGLAPRPLREQLGKIRLELLTIHQALERAVRPPDAPLDLSVKRAPAKGPQALGEAWGQPELGPMLTGGTPEPPSMLGPAAPQPFSGHTTKCEADSSVPPPGLPLPAPDDPVIPGSGRGTCVATGSSQTPEAVCGLQSPQGAEV